Sequence from the Banduia mediterranea genome:
GCGCGCGCCGGGCGTTTGCCCGATCCGCAACTGACAGCGGGTATCAGCAACCTCACCGCGACCGGCCCGCAGGCTTTCAGTGCCTCGGCCGACAGCATGACCATGCGCACCATCGGTCTGATGCAGGAAATTCCCTCGCATCCCAAGCGCGAAGCCGAGAAGGCAGTCGCGAATGCCGGTGTGCAGCTTTCGGCTGCCGATGTCCTCACGGTGCGGCTCGCCGTCAAGCAGGCGACCGCCGGTGCGTGGGTACGTCTGTGGGCGGCGCAAACCGAGTGGAAACAGCTCCAGGATTTGCATGAGCAGTTCGCTCTTGCAGTCCAGCTCGCCAAAGCGAGGCTCCGTGGCGGCCCCGGCAACGCGACCGATGTGCTGGCGGCACGTGCCGCCGTCGTCGAACTCGACAACCGGATCACCGCGGTGGATGCGGAGATCGCCGCTGCGCGCGCCGCGTTGCAGCGATGGCTCGGCGACGACGCCGGTGGCGCACTGGCGGAGGCGCCTGATTTCTCGACGCTGCCTGCCCCTCCGGCGCAACTACTGCACGACCTGGATCGACAAGGCCCGCTGCTGGGCTGGGGCGCACGCGAGGACCAAGCACAAGCGCAGCTCGACTTGGCCAAGGCCGGCAAACGCCCGAACTGGAGCGTTGGCGTGGTGTACGGCAGTCGTATCCACCTTCCCGACATGATCGGCATCGAGGTCGGCGTCAGCCTACCGCTGTTCCCCGGCAACCGGCAGGACCAGGACATCAGCGCGCGCTACGCAGAGCGCGACGCGGTGAAAGACGAGCACGAGGATGCACGCCGCGCGCAGCGCGAGGCGGTTGCAGCGGGCCTTGCCGCGTGGCAAGGCTATGACAAGCAGGTCAACACCTATCGCGACCAGCTGCTGCCGTTGGCCACGGACCGTTCACGCACTGCGCTCGCGGCGTATCGCGGCGGCGGCTCGCTGCAGCCGTGGCTGGAAGCGCGTCGCGATGAAATCGACACGCGCGTGGCCTATGCGCAGGCGCTCGCCGCCTGGGGCACGGCCTGGGCGCAACTGGCTTATCTGCTCCCGGAGCAGAACCTGCCAAGCGTCATCAATTTGCCGGAGCAACTGCCATGAACCGAACCATTACCAACCGTGTTGTGGCGGCGGTTGCCGCGTTGATCCTGCTGGTCGTAGCCGGCGGCATTGGCTACTTGATTGCGCGACAGTCCACGCCCACTGCGCCGAGCAGTACCGCCGCGACGTCGCCATCGTCGGGCAAGAAAGTCTTGTACTGGTACGACACGATGGTGCCGCAGCAGCATTTCGACAAGCCGGGCCTGTCGCCGATGGGCATGCAGATGGTGCCCAAGTATGCCGATGATGGTGGACCCAAGGATGTCATCCAAATCGATCCCACCACCGTGCAAAACCTCGGCGTGCGCACGGCACTAGTCGAGCGGCGGGTGCTGGCTTCGGCCATCAGGGTGCCCGGTACGATCACCTGGGACTTGCGCCAGGCCAGCACGATCAGCGCGCGGGTTGATGCGGTAATCAGCAAGCTTGATGTGCGCGCGCCGTATACCGTGGTCGCTGCCGGCGCACCGCTGGCGCAGTTGCTGGCGCCGCAATGGAACAGTGCGTTGGCGGAATATCGCGCGCTGGAGCAGGCGCGGTCCGCCGACGCGCGCGAGCTGCGCTCCGCAGCGCGGCAACGGCTGCAGGTGTTGGGGCTGACAGCGGCGGATATTCAGTCGTCGCGTCATGGCGCGGATGCGGCGATCACACTGCACGCCCCGCAAGCGGGCGTCGTCACGACACTGGATGTGCGTGAAGGCCAGCGCGTCACTGCAGGCCAGACCCTGATGACCTTGAACGGTCTGTCCACCGTGTGGGTCGAGGCGGCACTCCCGCAGGCGGTGGCCGGCACGGTGCGCAGCGGCACGCCGGTGGGGGTCACGGTCGATGCCCTGCCGGGTCGGTCGTTCCACGGCACCGTGGAAACCTTGCTGTCGGACGTGGATGCGGTGACGCGCACCCAGCGCGCCCGCATCGTGCTCGACAATCCCGACGGTGCCTTGAGTCCGGGCATGTTCGCTACCGTGCAACTCAACCCGACTCCGGACGTGGCCGTACCGGTGGTACCGGACGACGCGCTGATCGCGACGGGCACCCACACGCGAGTCATTCTCGCCGAGGGAGATGGCCACTTTCGTGCCGTATCGGTGCGCATCGGGCGGGCGGCCGGCGGCTATACGGAAATTCTCGATGGCCTCGCGGGTGGTGAGAAAGTCGTGGTCTCCGGCCAGTTTCTGATCGATTCCGAAGCGAGCCTGTCCGGTGCGCTGGAGCGTCTGAATGACGCCCCCACCAAACCGGCGCCGGCCACGAGCGTGCCCATGCCGGGCATGCCGATGGGAGACCGACCATGATCGCCGCCCTGATTCGCGCGGCGATTGCGCATCGCGTGTTCGTGCTGTTGGCTGCACTGGCCTTGGCCCTGATGGGCATGTTCTCGGTGACGCGCACGCCGGTCGACGCGCTGCCCGACCTGTCTGACACCCAGGTGATCATCCGCACCAGTTACCCGGGCCAATCGCCGCAGGTGGTCGAGGATCAGGTCACCTATCCATTGGCCACCACCATGCTCTCGGTACCTGGCGCGACGACGGTGCGCGCCTTTTCGTTCTTCGGCGACTCCTACGTCGATGTGTTGTTCGATGACAGCACTGACTTGTACTGGGCACGTTCGCGTGTGCTGGAGTACCTGAGCCAGGCGCGGGATCGCCTGCCGGCCGGAGTCACGCCTGCCCTCGGCCCTGATGCCACGGGACTCGGCTGGATCTACGAATACGCGCTGGTGGATCGTACCGGTCAGCACGATCTTGGCCAGTTGCGTGCGCTACAGGACTGGTTCCTGCGCTATCAGCTCAAAACCGTGCCGAATGTCGCCGAGGTCGCCACTTTGGGCGGCATGGAGCGCGCCTGGCAGATCGTGCCCGATCCGCAGGCGCTGGCGGCGCGCGGCGTCACCGTGGCGCAGCTGGTCGATGCGGTACGCAGCGCGAACGGCGCCAACGGTGGCTCGGTGATCGAACAGGGCGAAGCGGAACTGATGGTACGCAGCGAAGGCTATCTGAAGAGCCGCGCGGACTTCGAGAACGTGCCGATCACCACCAACGCCGGCGGTGTGCCGGTGCTGCTGCGCGATGTGGCGACGGTGCGGCGGGGCCCGACGTTTCGCCGTGGCATTGCCGAGCTGGACGGGCAAGGTGAAGTGGTCGGCGGCATTATCGTGATGCGCACGGGCAAGAACGCGAAGGCCACCATTGCCGCCGTGAAAGCACGGCTAGCGGAACTGCAGCGCAGCCTGCCGGCCGGCGTCGAGATCGTGCCTACCTACGACCGCTCGCAGCTGATCGACGCCGCGGTGGAGAACCTGTGGAGCAAGTTGTTCGAAGAATTCCTGGTGGTGACGCTGGTCTGCGTGTTGTTTCTGGGGCACCTGCGCTCGGCGCTGGTGGCCGTGATCACGCTGCCGCTGGGCGTGTTGGTCGCCTTCATTGCACTGCATCTGCAAGGCGTCACGGCGAACCTGATGTCGCTCAGCGGTATCGCCATTGCGATCGGCGCGATGGTGGATGCGGCGATCGTGATGATCGAGAACGCGCACAAACATCTGGAACATTGGCGTGACGCGAACGACGGACGTGAACCGCAAGGTGCGCAGCGGTGGTCGCTGATTGCCGAGGCCGCCGCCGAGGTGGGGCCCGCGTTGTTCGTCAGCCTGTTGATCATCGCGCTGTCGTTCGTGCCGGTCTTCGCGCTGCAGGGGCAAGAAGGCAAGCTGTTCAAGCCGCTGGCCTTCACCAAGACCTACGCGATGGCGGCAGCGGCTGGGCTGGCGGTGACGCTGGTGCCGGTGCTGATGGGTTATTTGATCCGCGGGCGCATCCGTGCCGAGCGCGACAATCCGCTCAACCGGGGTTTGATCCATGGCTATCGGCCTCTCCTCGAAGCCGTGCTGCGCTATCCGAAAGCAACCCTGGTGCTGGCCGGTGTGCTGCTGCTCACCGCGGTCATTCCGATGACCAAGCTCGGCAGCGAGTTCATGCCCGCGATGGACGAAGGCACATTGCTGTACATGCCCACTGCACTGCCGGGGCTGTCCGCCGGCAAGGCCTCGCAGTTGCTGCAGTTGACCGATCGCATGATCAAGACCGTGCCCGAGGTTGATCATGTGTTTGGCAAGGCCGGGCGCGCCGAAACGGCCACCGATCCGGCGCCGCTGGAAATGTTCGAGACCGCGATCACCTTCAAGCCGAAGGACCAGTGGCGGCCCGGCATGACGATGGACAAGATCAAGGCGGAACTGGACAAGGCGGTGCACGTGCCGGGGCTGACCAACCTGTTCGTGCCGCCGATCCGCAACCGCATCGACATGCTCTCCACCGGCATCAAGAGCCCAATCGGCATCAAGGTGCTGGGTACCGACCTGGCTACGCTGCAGACTGTGGCCGATCGGATCGAGACGGTGGCGAAGACCGTGCCCGGTGTCAGCTCAGCGATTGCCGAGCGCCCGACCAGCGGCCGCTACGTCGACGTGCACATCCGCCGTGATGTCGCCGCGCGCTACGGGTTGACCCAGGAGCGCGTGCAGCAACTGATCGCAACCGTGGTCGGTGGCGATCCAATCGGTCAGACCGTCGAAGGGCGCGAACGTTATCCCATCGTGGTGCGCTACCCGCGTGCCGAGCGCGATTCCATTGGAGCGCTGCGGCAGTTGCCGATCGTCGCAGCCAACGGTGCGCAGATTACACTTGGCCAGATCGCTGACATTGCCGTTGAAGCAGGACCGTCCATGCTGAAAAGCGAGGGCGGGCAGCTGGCCACGTATGTCTACGTCGATACGGCCGGCAGCGATTTGGGCACGGTGGTGGCCAACCTGCAACGCGCGGTGGCGCAGCAAGTCAAATTGCCGCCGGGTACGACCGTGGCGTGGTCCGGTCAGTTCGAATACCTGGCCAGTGCCATGGAAAGACTCAAGGTGGTGGTGCCGATTGCGCTGGTGATCATTTTTCTATTGATCTATGCCGTTTTCCGACGCGTGAGCGAAGCGGCGCTGATCATGGCCAGCGTGCCGCTGGCACTGGTCGGCGGTCTGTGGTTGATCTGGTTGCTTGGTCATGCGGTGTCGGTGGCCACGATCATCGGCTTCATCGCGCTGGCCGGAGTCGCCGCTGAATTCGGCGTGGTGATGCTGCTGTATCTGCACCATGCCTGGGAGCACCAACTTGCGCTCGATCCCCACGCCGGCCCAGAAGCGCTGGACGAAGCGATTCGCGAGGGTGCCGTGCAGCGCGTGCGCCCGAAGGCAATGACTGTCGCGGTCATTCTCGCCGGTCTGTTTCCCATCCTGCTCGGCCATGGCGCCGGCTCGGAAGTGATGCAGCGCATAGCCGCCCCGATGATCGGCGGCATGGTCACGGCACCCTTGCTATCCATGCTCGTTATACCCGCGGCGTACCGCCTGCTGGTTCGTTATCGGCTGCGTAAAGCCAGCAAGACAAACGCCACACTTCACTCCAACCCACAAGGAAACTGACCCATGAAAAAGCCATGCATTACCCTCGCGATCACCGCTGCGCTGTTCACGGCTCCGGTGTTTGCCAACCCTCAGCAGATGGATCCCAACATGCCGGGCATGGCTGGGATGCATGAAGCCACACCCGCCGATGTGCAGGGCGTGGGCGTGGTCAAGGCGGTCGACACCACCAAGGGCACCCTCACGCTGCAGCATGAGGCGATTGCCGCCATCGGCTGGCCGGCCATGACGATGCCGTTCAAGGTGGCTTCGCCGGAGCTGCTGACGCACGTGAAGGTGGGCGATAAGGTGCAATTCACTTTCCATCAGGCCAGCACGGGTAGCACGGTGACGGCGATCCGTCCGGCACGTTGACAGACCACGTCGCCGGCTGGCCCCAACTGTCGAGGGTCAGCCGGCGGTCGTGAAAGCAGTACCGCCACGCACGTTATGCGTGCGCCTGGCGGTGTTTGTTGTGGTTGTCATTTTTGGAGAACGACCATGAAATCGTTTACTGCTTGTCTCAGCCTCCCGCTGCTGCTCGCGGGCCTTACCATTGGCCGCATCGCGTACGCGACCGATTCCTACACTGATGGCTGGGTTGGCCATGTGGATGGCCCGCGTTTGGATGTCTGTTATCGAGTCACGCCACTGCCAGCGGTTGGTGCGCGACTGGAGGTCCTGCGGACATCCTTCGTGGTTCCAAACAAAGGGCAGCCCCGCCAACAGTTCGCGGTGGCGGGGTATGCCACGGTAACGTCGATCATCGACGCGCATTGCGTACGTGCCGAGCTGACCCAGGGCACGGCGAAGCGGACCGATCACGCGCGGCGCGCGGACTGAGCGGACGCGACGACAAGGCCGCCAAGGCATGCTCCGCGACGGCCCAAAGCGGAGCGGCCAGGGCGTGGATACAACATCCAGCCGATGCGCTTCACCGGCGCGTCATGCCTGTCCGTCCTGCCTGCCGCCATTTCAGCAGGCATGCAACGAGGCGATCAACGGGCAGGACACGCTCACTAAGGGAAAACCCTATTACAGCGAAAGGAGAAGCGGATCCGTTCGGATCGATGAAATTCTCTCCGCGCATAAGGCACGGGCCACGCTTGAAGACAGTTTAGCTTCGATGGGCGAGTTGGTGGAATTTCGCCAGGAGCCGTAGGCCCTATCGCGCATCGTTCGGAGAGTGCCTTCCGCCATCGATGCGTGGAGCCCGCCTATCACTCAGAAGAACGTTTAGGTGTGTCTGTGGGCGCGTTGTAGTGGGTCCAGAGAAGTGATGGTACCTACGGCAGGAGCATCCAATAAAACCTCTTGACTCTGGGGTTAACTTGAAGGTTTAGCCTGTGACTATCGCGATATGGCCCGACAGCGGTTCGCCCCGCTGCCGCGCCGAGAGAGTCGAGGGCGATAGCCATTCAAGGAGCAAACCATGAACACGAAGCGCAAAGTGGAAGTATTCAGTGCCGGCTGCGCAGTCTGCGATGAGGCAGTTGCGCTGGTCGAGCGTGTGGCCTGTTCGTCCTGCGAGGTCACCGTGCACGACATGAAGGACATCAACGCCGCCAAACGGGCAAAGACCCTTGGCATTCGATCGGTGCCAGCCGTGGTCATCGATGGCAAGCTCGCGGCCTGCTGTGAAGGACGCGGGATCGACGAAGCGATCCTGCGCGTTGCGGGTCTGGGTCGGTCCTTATAACCGGTGGGTGACCAGCCGGAGCGTCGCCGAAAGGCTCCTCGGCCGGTCACCCCTTATTTCTTTGAATTGCCCATCACTATCGAGATCATCATGTTCACGATCGGCAAACTGGCCGGCCTCGCCACCATCAGCACCGAGGCCTTGCGCTACTACGAGCAGGAAGGGTTGATCGTGCCGGATGCGAAGAGCGACGCCGGCTACCGGCTCTACCGCCCGGAGTCCTTGCAACGCGTCGGCTTCATTCGTCAGGCGCAGCAATGTGGTTTCACGCTGGCCGAAATTCGCGAGCTGCTGGCATTGCGATCTGAGCAGGCCGCATGCTGCGGGGACGTGCGCCGACTTGCCGTCGAAAAAAAGTTGCAGATCGAAGGCAAGATACGGCTCATGAAATCAATGTCGAAAGCACTCGACAAACTGATCAACGATTGCAGCGAGGAAAGTCATCCCGTCGTCGAGTGCCCGATCCTCGCTGGGCTGGAAAAAGCCAACATTGCAACGACGGCCGGCCGATGACTGCATGAAGCTCGAACTTTTCTACTCGCCTGGCTGCGCCCGCTGTGCCGAGGCGCGCGCTGGCCTCAAGGTCGCTGCATTTGAGATCGTCGCGGACTTGGACTGGCGGGAACTCAATGTGCTCGATGAGCTGGACTACGCTGTGGAATTGGGCGTTCTGACGCTGCCGGCGGTCGCCATCGACGGCGAGCTTGTCTTCACATCGTTGCCCACCCGACGGCAGCTCTGTGCAGCGCTTTCCGAACGCTGCAAGGAAGTGAATTGACGTGGACGTCGACTCGCTTCGCCTCGCTCTTGAACATGCGGGTATAGCTGCCGTCGTGACCAGTTTTCTTGCGGGCCTAGTTTTCAGTTTCAACCCGGTGGCGATGGCTGCCATCCCGGTCTCGCTGGCCTATGTGACCAAAGCCCGCACGAGCCGGCAGGCGTTCGTCTTCGCCGCCATGTTCATTCTCGGGATGATCGTGATCCATGTCGTGCTCGGCCTCGTCGCCGGGTTCGGCGGCTTGGGCGTGCAGAAGCTGCTGGATCGCAAGTGGGGCGTGCTGATCGGTCCGGTGCTGATCGTACTCGGACTGATGTGGCCGGGATGGCTACGCATTCCGCTGCCTGCATTCACCTTCAAAGTGAAGCGCCCGAACAGTTCCTTCGGCGCGTTCCTTCTGGGCATCCCTTTTTCAATCGCGATCTGCCCGATATGCACGCCGGCGTTGGCCGTGCTGTTGGGGGTGGTAGCAAGTCTCGGATCGCCCTGGTTTGGCGCACTGCTGTTGCTGGCCTTTGCATTGGGGCGTGCCGTACCGCTGGCCGTGGGTGCGTGGTCGCTGGGCTGGCTGGAGAACCTCCGGTTCGTCTCGGCCTACCGTCGTGTCTTCGAAATTGCCGGTGCGGCGACCCTCATCGCTACGGGGCTGTACATGCTCAATGCGTACTTCTTCTGGTTACCGGCTTTGGCGAGCTGAATTGACGTCAAGGACACGAGCTTCCCGTAGAGCGAACCAGACAGCCCATCTCGAATGATTTGATTGCGCACATAGGCGAAACCTGATGCTGACCACAAGCGACGAACGCGAACGCCTGCTCAGGGCGCTTGCGCTGGCAACCTTTATCATCTTTTTTCAGGCTTACATGGTGGCGCCGATCATTCCGGTGCTGTCGACGAGCTTTGGAACGTCCATCCAAGCGATTGGCGTGATTGTTCCCGCTTACCTCATCCCTTACGGCGTGGCGACGCTGGTCTTTGGTCTCCTTGCGGATCGAATCGGCATTCAGCGTCTCATCTTTGCGTCGCTGGCTATGTTCGCGGTGCTTACGGCACTCACCGCAGGCGCGCAATCGATCGCGCAGCTGACCCTGTGGCGTACCCTGACCGGCCTGGGTGCCAGTGGCGTCGTGCCGCTCGCCGTGGTGCTCATCGGCAGCCTGTATCCGTACGAACAACGTGGACGGCCCCTCGGCTGGCTGTTCGGAGCAATGGCCGGTGGCATGGCTTTCGGCTCGACTTTCGGTGCCGTGCTGGAGCCTCTGCTTGGTTGGCGCGGCCTCTTTGTTTTGGTCGCCTTGGCCGCCGTGGGTGTGTTCGTGGTGCTGCTGCTCCGCCGTTCACTTATTTCGTCGAGGAGGAAGGCTGTTCCCGAGACGATGGGAGAGCTATTCCTCGGATATCGCGATCTCATCGGCACTCCGCGGGGGCAGCGCACTTATGGCTATGTTTTCGTCAATTCGATTTTTCACTCTGGCGTCTTCACGTGGCTCGGTGTCTATTTCGAGCAGCGTTACGGTCTTGGCCCGGTAGGGATTGGTGTAGCCCTGCTCGGCTACGGGATTCCTGGTTTCTTGTTCGGCCCGCTGATCGGCCGGGCCGCCGACCGCTGGGGGCGCGCCAGGTTGTTGCCCATCGGGCTTGGGTTGGGTGCCCTAGGTGCAGCTACCCTGATTTTCAACGGTCCCCTGATACTCGCGATTGTGGCCGTGACCGTCCTTTCTCTCGGCTACGACATGACGCAGCCCCTCTTCGGGGGCATCGTCACCGCGCTTGGAGGAAAGCGCCCGGGACAGGCGATGGGCTTGAACGTCTTCGCACTATTCGCTGGATTCGGCGTGGGTAGCCTCCTGTTCGGCGAGGCGCTTCGGCTTGGGTTCGGGATGGCGCTTGGCATCTTCGTCATGGTTCAAGCGCTGGCGACCGCGCTGTCCATCGGATGGTTCAGCGCGGAGGTTCCAGTCAACAGAGTCAACAGCTAGCCCGCCAGCGCAAAACCCACGGATATGGATCGAATACATATCCTTGATCACTGGTCTGTTGGCGGGGCCGCGTCGCTTAAACGGCTGCTCCAGCGGGGGAGTAGAGATTGGGAAGCCACGGTTCGGTGCCATCTGGCTCGTAACAGAGTGCCAAGATACTTTCTTCTTCGCTTTTCTATTCCTCATCGGCCCACTGGCACGTGTCCGAAGTTTCATTTCAGAGGTTCGCACCACGCCGTACGCAGACGTCACAGGCCGATAAGCGCTACGTCTGATGCAAAAAATTCAAGGTCGGGCAATGCTCCCCACGCGGCGCATGCGCGCAGTCGTCGGCGAGCTGCATAAGTTCCGTTTCCAGCCGCTTCAGATCCTCCAGCTTGCGGCGCACATCGAGGAGTTTGTGTTCGGTCATTCGACGCGTCTGCTCGCAGGCTCGTTTGCCCTTGAGGTGGAGAAGTCCGGCAATCTCGTCCAGCGTGAAACCCATGGTCTTGGCGCGTCGAATGAACTGAAGACGCGCCAGATCCTGGTGTTCATAGCGACGCACACCGCCCAACGGGCGCTCGGGCTCACGCAGCAGGCCCACCCGCTGGTAGTAGCGCACGGTCTCGATGTGGACGTCGGCGGCCAGGGCCAGCCGGCCGATGGTGAGGGCGGAAGTCATGCTTGACTCCGTAGTTGGGTACGGAAGTTAGTATGCGCTCATGAATACGTTACCAGCCAAATCGTCGCTACCCGCCGTGATCGTCGCGCTGCTCGCGGCGATCGGGGCATCCGTGTGTTGCGTGGTACCGCTGGTGCTGGTGTTGCTGGGCATCAGCGGGGCGTGGATCGCCTATCTCACGGCGCTCGATCCCTGGCGTCCATGGTTCATCGCGGCCACTTTGCTTAGCCTTGGTCTCGCGTTCTGGACGCTGTATGGGCCATGGTCGCGTTGCCGCACCGAGGGCACCTGCGTCGAGCCGACGGTCTTGCGGCGGCGGCGGTTTTGGCTGTGGACAGCCACCGTGCTGACCGTGCCGTTGTTGCTGTTTCCCTATTTCATTGGCTGGTTTTTGTAGGAGACGAACGATGCGTCAGTGGCTATTCGTAATGGTCGCCATCTTGGGGCTGGGCATGGCTCATGCGGCAACACCCACCACGGCCGTGCTGCATGCGGCGAACATGACGTGCCCGAGCTGCAGTGTGACGATCAAGAAAGCCTTGAGCCGCATAGCGGGTGTCACGAGCTCGAAGGTCGATCTCAAGGCCGAGACTGTCACTGTGACGTTCGATGCCGATCGCACGACGGAGTCGACACTGGCGCGCACGGTTACCGAGGCGGGTTTTCCGGCTACGGCGCAAAACCATGGCGGTTGAGCCCATCCTGCAGAGCACGCTGACGTGCCCGCATTGCGACCATCAGGCCACCGAGACCATGCCGACCGACGCCTGCCAGTTCTTCTACGACTGTGAGGGCTGCGGCGAATTGCTCCGGCCCAAGGCGGGCGACTGCTGCGTGTTCTGCTCGTACGGCAGCGTGCCGTGTCCGCCGATCCAGCAACAGAAGTCGTGCTGCGGGTAGACCATCCTTCATAGGGGTCAAACGGTGCCGGTAGGGGGTTGTCTGAATTCATCACGACCGGCGCCCAAGTGAAATTGTCTAACAGCGTGGCTGTCGTATAGAATCATGGGATGTATCGGTCTGCGCCATCACTGCTGACTCGCCTGCGCCGCCACCGCGGATTGTGGGTGTTGGCCGTGGCCGTGTTGCTGATCAAACTGGTCAGCGGATCGATCTGCGTGGCCGATGGACCGGGAGCGCGATTCGCGTCGGCGACCGCTGCTGCCCCGACCACCCTGTTGGCGGACACCGCCGTCAGTTCGGTATCGGCTGACGATGCGAACTCCTGTCTTCTGGGTGAAGGGCGCAGTTGCCACTGTGCCTGTGCCCATTCGGTGACGTTCCCCGTCAGCGCATCGCTTCCCATCGCCATGATGGAAGCACGCTTCGCACCGCTCACCCTCCATTCGGGATTCACGCCGGCCACGACCGGCCCGCTGCTGCGCCCTCCGATCGCCTGAAACCGCTCCGTTACGCGACGCCACCGCCGGTGCAGTTCGTCGCTTCGTGACCGTTTTCAGGAGATCGCTTCATGTCTGTTTTTCGTTCGGTGCCCATCGGCGCCGTGTGTCTGTTGTACGCGGCGATGCTCAGTGCCGCGCCCGTATCCCCTTTCTCCCCACCGGTAGCTCCCCTGCCGACATCGTTGTCGACGTCGCCCTTGCAGGATGCGGTGCGCCGTATCTGGCAAGCCAGTCCCGAGGTGCAGGCCGCGCGCGCGGATCTGGATGCTGCCCAGGCCCGTGCGCGTGCCGCTGCGCAGCCGCTGTACAACCCCTCGCTGTCGCTTGATGCGGAGAATGCCGACGCCAATCGGCGCACGGCCGGCATCAGCCTGCCGCTGGATCTGTCCGGCAAACGCCGCGCTCGCGCCAGCCAGGGCGAGGCCGACCTGCTGGCGGCCGAAGCTGGCTACAACCTGCTGCGTCGCGATGTGGCCACCCGCTGGCTGAAAGCCTGGTCGACGGCCGCACTCGCAGCCCGACAGAGCGAACTGGGGCAACGCCGCCTGGCGCTGATGAAGCGCTTCGATGACTTGGCCGCACAGCGGTTGAAGGTGGGCGACATCAGCAGCCCCGAGCGCGATTTGGCCGGCCTGGCCTTGGGCGAGTCGCAGGTGCAACAAGCCACGCTCGCGAGCAACGAAGCGGCGGCCCGTGCCGAGTTGCTGGCCATCAGTGGCGATCAGCTGACCGCGCTGCCACCGTTGCCAGCCGGCATGCCACCAGTGGTGGGCAGCGTCACGCCGTTGCCTGTCGATGAGCTGCCCGAACTGCGACAGTCCCGTGCCCAGCAAGCCAGCGCCGAGGCAGGCGTGCAAGTCGCCCGTCGCGCCCGCATCCCCGATCCCACGCTGAGCCTGACCGGTGGACAGGTGCGCAGCGGACCGCGCACCGATCAGGTGATTGGCCTGAGCGTATCCATTCCCTTGCCGGTGCTCAACACCGGTCGTGCGGAAGTGGAGGCCGCCCGTGCGGAAGCCGATGCGGCCGCCGCCGGCGTGCGCTCGCGCCAGTTTGTCCTGCGTGCGGGGTTGCAGGAAGTGCAAGCGCGCTATGCCGCCTTGCGCAACGCCGCCGAGGCGTTCCGCGGCGGTCGCGCCGCCGCGTTCGAGGATCGCACGGCATTGCTGGAGAAGCTCTGGCGCGCTGGCGAAATCAGCACCTCCGATTACCTCGTACAGCTCAAGCAGAGCCTGGACACTGCGTTGTCCGGCCAGGAACTGGAAAGCCAGACCTGGCAGACCTGGTTCGACTACCTCACCGCTGCGGGCCGTCTCACTGACTGGCTCGATGGCCGCACTCAGGGCGGCCCTACTCAGGACAGCCTTAATCAGGATATCCCCCGATGAATCTCTCTCTTCTGAAACGCAGCCTGCTGGGCGTGGTGCTGCTGGCGGCACTGGCCGGCCCCGTCATGGCGCAGGAACCGGCACCCGCTAATCCGCTCGCGCTGGATGCCAAGGCGATCAAGGAC
This genomic interval carries:
- a CDS encoding efflux RND transporter periplasmic adaptor subunit, encoding MNRTITNRVVAAVAALILLVVAGGIGYLIARQSTPTAPSSTAATSPSSGKKVLYWYDTMVPQQHFDKPGLSPMGMQMVPKYADDGGPKDVIQIDPTTVQNLGVRTALVERRVLASAIRVPGTITWDLRQASTISARVDAVISKLDVRAPYTVVAAGAPLAQLLAPQWNSALAEYRALEQARSADARELRSAARQRLQVLGLTAADIQSSRHGADAAITLHAPQAGVVTTLDVREGQRVTAGQTLMTLNGLSTVWVEAALPQAVAGTVRSGTPVGVTVDALPGRSFHGTVETLLSDVDAVTRTQRARIVLDNPDGALSPGMFATVQLNPTPDVAVPVVPDDALIATGTHTRVILAEGDGHFRAVSVRIGRAAGGYTEILDGLAGGEKVVVSGQFLIDSEASLSGALERLNDAPTKPAPATSVPMPGMPMGDRP
- a CDS encoding TolC family protein, whose protein sequence is MRFLPAWRRLRASRLLVVISFALIALPLHAASDDTPLSLAAATQIAAVRAPQVQAQLLREQAARHDAARAGRLPDPQLTAGISNLTATGPQAFSASADSMTMRTIGLMQEIPSHPKREAEKAVANAGVQLSAADVLTVRLAVKQATAGAWVRLWAAQTEWKQLQDLHEQFALAVQLAKARLRGGPGNATDVLAARAAVVELDNRITAVDAEIAAARAALQRWLGDDAGGALAEAPDFSTLPAPPAQLLHDLDRQGPLLGWGAREDQAQAQLDLAKAGKRPNWSVGVVYGSRIHLPDMIGIEVGVSLPLFPGNRQDQDISARYAERDAVKDEHEDARRAQREAVAAGLAAWQGYDKQVNTYRDQLLPLATDRSRTALAAYRGGGSLQPWLEARRDEIDTRVAYAQALAAWGTAWAQLAYLLPEQNLPSVINLPEQLP
- a CDS encoding efflux RND transporter permease subunit, yielding MIAALIRAAIAHRVFVLLAALALALMGMFSVTRTPVDALPDLSDTQVIIRTSYPGQSPQVVEDQVTYPLATTMLSVPGATTVRAFSFFGDSYVDVLFDDSTDLYWARSRVLEYLSQARDRLPAGVTPALGPDATGLGWIYEYALVDRTGQHDLGQLRALQDWFLRYQLKTVPNVAEVATLGGMERAWQIVPDPQALAARGVTVAQLVDAVRSANGANGGSVIEQGEAELMVRSEGYLKSRADFENVPITTNAGGVPVLLRDVATVRRGPTFRRGIAELDGQGEVVGGIIVMRTGKNAKATIAAVKARLAELQRSLPAGVEIVPTYDRSQLIDAAVENLWSKLFEEFLVVTLVCVLFLGHLRSALVAVITLPLGVLVAFIALHLQGVTANLMSLSGIAIAIGAMVDAAIVMIENAHKHLEHWRDANDGREPQGAQRWSLIAEAAAEVGPALFVSLLIIALSFVPVFALQGQEGKLFKPLAFTKTYAMAAAAGLAVTLVPVLMGYLIRGRIRAERDNPLNRGLIHGYRPLLEAVLRYPKATLVLAGVLLLTAVIPMTKLGSEFMPAMDEGTLLYMPTALPGLSAGKASQLLQLTDRMIKTVPEVDHVFGKAGRAETATDPAPLEMFETAITFKPKDQWRPGMTMDKIKAELDKAVHVPGLTNLFVPPIRNRIDMLSTGIKSPIGIKVLGTDLATLQTVADRIETVAKTVPGVSSAIAERPTSGRYVDVHIRRDVAARYGLTQERVQQLIATVVGGDPIGQTVEGRERYPIVVRYPRAERDSIGALRQLPIVAANGAQITLGQIADIAVEAGPSMLKSEGGQLATYVYVDTAGSDLGTVVANLQRAVAQQVKLPPGTTVAWSGQFEYLASAMERLKVVVPIALVIIFLLIYAVFRRVSEAALIMASVPLALVGGLWLIWLLGHAVSVATIIGFIALAGVAAEFGVVMLLYLHHAWEHQLALDPHAGPEALDEAIREGAVQRVRPKAMTVAVILAGLFPILLGHGAGSEVMQRIAAPMIGGMVTAPLLSMLVIPAAYRLLVRYRLRKASKTNATLHSNPQGN
- a CDS encoding copper-binding protein, translating into MKKPCITLAITAALFTAPVFANPQQMDPNMPGMAGMHEATPADVQGVGVVKAVDTTKGTLTLQHEAIAAIGWPAMTMPFKVASPELLTHVKVGDKVQFTFHQASTGSTVTAIRPAR
- a CDS encoding thioredoxin family protein, yielding MNTKRKVEVFSAGCAVCDEAVALVERVACSSCEVTVHDMKDINAAKRAKTLGIRSVPAVVIDGKLAACCEGRGIDEAILRVAGLGRSL